The bacterium genome contains a region encoding:
- the bamD gene encoding outer membrane protein assembly factor BamD — translation MINSKPLRVFHGRLIKPLLVLGVVALIAPLANAQQAATNAPDPKIAEMTRLIEGVQRDPGAAPSATLLQIMTLGRETARPQAAAAVLKSYLAQRRDVPAELLLPAAETAERAGDLRTAVARYKQFLKAPPAGAATADATLRLFRLLVDSLGADDDAFRLMKEMDGAARATPALKHYDRWYLDQAKLRGDTVAVAHRLAALMADGMPLEMERTYYWDILEWLTRDIAAARPELAAAVEDCRRISGLIRENNVMAKRFAFRTSHLAFVMGPATTNEAALAQSFEPVAAAARTYIDAAPSADTVHEIARTFAGGFAGFDDTVYRRCFPQKAAIYAYAFGKLNDRERDRMLGVTTEAFNAGWWPGRFLTEELGAQVLTASPDYFRKSAVAAALLSLPYTSTNAAVHKALAPAAQGVPSGVAAIITALGSHDDLYGCWQSLVRDSWFNTTFDEAMSYMSSVWSIYSQTPREAGRLPASEYYYQNYARFGSEVLSKTPVFLFRADSARAFIDAAWGYTTTNGYDRSFMPAIMHQLDWIPFTAAERKSVFEGAFQGYTSFAQTIRSQQSNTNIPQAAAAVPQLALLEAAFKQVMDPAVTDLTKAPNDLCRNLARAQVALREKNQTEFLAAARAAYPLLRDYPERKTPFGRAALLFLIQNRLTVFDTLDFQCEVLTDQLARGTPESGNALASMVVERLYEGRQSWWSGTQNKASVLKVNAVYAKALRDGLARNQFSAIVFEWFRNTRKTSGWQELGGDTDLMEALITRKDLVPGPGRVVKLMAWVRDDFPTLKDKYPVESAFDTALVEEARQTRFLDRRYYDYGGQDKSGAVMRVTAELFQTYERLPFGYDGGAVVYNREWFWDLQGRPMGLPAAERDALLTRIESYGGKTRFDNYANGAMRLGTTLAADDPDGRKKFFGGLATWSAARALEPVQPSRPGQPSLSSVVAAPDKLTDSELDALVALVRLAPKWTLYETDEVTTLISRGLLARKRTADLLALIPDLWGMARMAVYNEAPRNQLITLANAAAGTNATDLAAAIASCGLEVMGSKLKDEQRNALLALKSKAVSGMLAVVSLERSDRRFPLFKAQADFQVGKYEEAWQACLNSRALYGDIYRELDPEFSLWVLGRYTDVGNYTEAETMARLLIQWVDQSPQSFDPETRGRLLLAYAQISFARQEYPRARAIYEQVASAKEFEGTAARCDAEFKIAGIDRLTRHYDKAIERLEAMLRRRDLAIQAEANYQLALVKFDQEEYPEARACVEKTLAALPSHANARILGGKLYLKMKKLVEATDVRVGMAANQETLTPGRPLKISLEDRNLGLVGQAASIEVRVWVDSGDEEIFTLLPFGDSKTKFEGQIPTALAQTRKGDRTLQVLGGDVVHFDYSDVFKKANKISGAAPVNIRVVSDAELYVSSGAILSREEREQRQLEALIRQRLEAQEKVENTVALSTLRADDEIKPGNPITVRVVDPDESTTPGTNSIRIKVAASSGDQIAGVVLKETAPYSGVFEGRIPTTSAQATALATDSAEGRDPNYAITGAEYPPWMALADNRRPKVFSVDLNASVVLGPLKLVADVPGRKLRQFLVQASPNGADFVSLGMWPTNLPPWQGAGMLEVARYAGQGRGPVTLRECRDYLEVGALAAGLEKAVVTPPPLTLKWTGTVNGLADRLQIPMDGPTSWYVGHVKIAFLLKARTRRTFRLASADGGAAPENTFVMLDGEAGPQPREVSRSLGAGMHWVDVYFSAMRRRGISLRLETDVAGKPELVPATAEMFVTDPKWMTADIYKESQAIAFTPATITNSADNGTFAITFPSNTMARVIRLWLLDFEGDAPTIRKLHLAGADGTKLLPTAQDVMRLRENNTLEIVPGDRITVTYEDPHFISKERQFSEAFMKVTFHNATLSACFIESEVDGEGNRKARYIPMRRFKPGDAVNVFIRDSDCDVSDAQDVVKLRVRAGAASATSEVEALETEAHSGIFLARVFPVGGTPQRPSEIHVGPEDDMTLTYRDIENTNPGIPWDRTFGLEQSGASPPELRVYDYSSRELSADEIARLTQAMDKTRKTEEIVPVIRTLVAARLQEATNAESRVILGCPLIAELTHPEVAQSPLSRATLYVQTAAGRAAYGKAPEGTFDVNVPGTIRVEIPPSVNPSVLPPPGYRNVALSGVAQGANALDEGRFTFVVPLKLGSVPATSLVGAKAPESASGTRDGRGRGQSDWNEVTLNISSLDANGRVITVGQTIQVPALTVRGGDTIFMGYSYKDAAGSNRWMTSSATVTADAFFDVMDRRYQESLSSLHVGETLYLRVINPGADRQDGKDELTVGLKTASGNTQTLALTETFGHSGIFKGVVPVLFAGDPGASNVSGTVRATYGDTLDLSCAPEAQAAPLVRRIQIFKGDNGRVMSFTKRFKEPSIAVQTQFTQAEAYFEMAKKHRELAQEELARREIAQGKKLLEEAIRDYPNTEARAQADYLLADLALEFAAQTGDADQKSRYFSEAVSRFTDIVASHPDSPYAPKAQYKKALTYEKMGRIDEACEEYVKLSYRYPDNELVAETIARLGQYFLTKGKGYQEKMAAATDAVTRERIHIESVEMYKTAAQVFGRLQERFPDHKLAGKSSVLAGQCYMRAEDFPKAIEVFKKVIDAKKVDPDLIAEAMYWCGDSYVKAAGVAGGSPDSMVNAYRMFKKITWDYPEGIWAKYARGRLSEDALSKLDTEAEK, via the coding sequence ATGATTAATTCCAAACCCCTTCGTGTTTTTCATGGTCGCCTGATCAAACCGCTTCTTGTTCTTGGCGTGGTGGCGTTGATCGCTCCGCTGGCCAACGCCCAGCAGGCCGCCACCAACGCGCCGGATCCGAAGATCGCCGAGATGACGCGCCTGATCGAGGGCGTGCAGCGTGATCCCGGCGCGGCCCCGTCCGCGACCCTGCTCCAGATCATGACGCTCGGCCGCGAGACGGCCCGGCCCCAGGCCGCCGCCGCCGTGCTCAAGAGCTACCTCGCGCAGCGCCGCGACGTGCCGGCGGAGTTGCTGCTGCCCGCCGCCGAGACGGCGGAACGGGCAGGGGACCTTCGCACCGCTGTGGCCCGCTACAAGCAATTCCTCAAGGCACCGCCGGCCGGCGCCGCCACTGCCGACGCGACCCTGCGTCTCTTCCGGTTGCTGGTGGACAGCCTTGGCGCCGATGACGACGCCTTCCGGCTGATGAAGGAGATGGATGGGGCGGCCCGTGCGACCCCGGCGCTCAAGCACTATGATCGCTGGTACCTGGACCAGGCAAAGCTGCGTGGCGATACCGTCGCCGTGGCGCACCGGCTGGCCGCCCTCATGGCCGATGGGATGCCGCTCGAAATGGAGCGCACTTACTACTGGGATATCCTGGAGTGGTTGACGCGTGACATTGCCGCCGCCCGCCCGGAACTGGCCGCTGCGGTTGAGGATTGCCGCCGGATCAGCGGCCTGATCCGCGAGAACAACGTGATGGCCAAACGGTTCGCCTTCCGGACGTCCCACCTGGCGTTCGTGATGGGCCCGGCGACGACGAACGAGGCCGCACTGGCCCAGTCCTTCGAACCCGTCGCAGCGGCGGCCCGCACCTACATAGACGCCGCGCCCAGCGCCGATACCGTCCACGAGATCGCCCGCACCTTCGCCGGCGGATTTGCCGGATTCGACGACACCGTCTATCGGCGCTGTTTCCCCCAGAAGGCCGCGATCTACGCCTACGCCTTCGGTAAATTGAACGACCGTGAACGGGATCGGATGCTGGGGGTGACCACGGAGGCATTTAACGCCGGCTGGTGGCCGGGCAGGTTCCTTACGGAGGAACTCGGGGCCCAGGTCCTGACGGCGTCGCCCGACTATTTCCGGAAGTCGGCCGTCGCCGCCGCGTTGCTGTCGCTACCCTACACCTCCACCAATGCGGCGGTGCACAAGGCGCTGGCCCCCGCCGCGCAGGGAGTCCCCAGTGGAGTCGCCGCCATCATCACGGCCCTGGGCTCGCATGATGATCTTTACGGCTGCTGGCAAAGTCTGGTGCGTGACTCCTGGTTCAATACGACGTTTGATGAGGCGATGAGTTACATGTCGAGTGTCTGGTCGATCTACAGTCAGACCCCTCGGGAGGCTGGGCGACTTCCTGCCTCCGAGTATTACTACCAGAACTACGCTCGTTTTGGCTCCGAGGTCCTGTCCAAGACCCCGGTGTTCCTGTTCCGTGCCGACTCAGCCCGGGCATTCATTGACGCCGCCTGGGGCTACACCACCACGAATGGCTATGACCGGTCTTTCATGCCTGCGATCATGCATCAGTTGGACTGGATTCCCTTCACGGCCGCGGAGCGCAAGTCGGTCTTTGAGGGCGCGTTCCAGGGGTACACCTCATTCGCGCAGACGATCCGGTCGCAGCAGAGCAACACGAACATTCCCCAGGCGGCGGCCGCCGTACCCCAGTTGGCGCTGTTGGAAGCGGCCTTCAAACAGGTCATGGATCCCGCTGTCACCGACTTGACCAAAGCGCCGAACGACTTGTGCCGGAACCTGGCCCGCGCCCAAGTCGCCCTGCGCGAGAAGAACCAGACGGAGTTCCTCGCGGCGGCCCGCGCCGCCTATCCGCTGCTGCGTGACTACCCTGAACGCAAGACGCCTTTTGGTCGCGCTGCGCTGCTGTTCCTCATCCAGAACCGGCTGACGGTGTTCGACACCCTTGATTTCCAGTGCGAGGTCCTGACCGACCAGCTCGCGCGGGGGACGCCCGAAAGCGGCAATGCCCTCGCCAGCATGGTGGTTGAGAGACTCTACGAGGGCCGCCAGTCGTGGTGGAGCGGGACGCAGAACAAGGCCAGCGTCCTCAAGGTGAATGCGGTTTACGCCAAGGCTCTTCGCGATGGCCTGGCTCGCAACCAGTTTTCCGCGATAGTGTTCGAATGGTTCCGCAATACGCGTAAGACGTCAGGCTGGCAGGAACTTGGCGGTGACACGGATCTGATGGAGGCGCTCATCACCCGCAAGGACCTGGTGCCAGGGCCGGGGCGCGTGGTGAAGCTCATGGCTTGGGTCCGCGACGATTTCCCCACGCTGAAGGACAAGTACCCTGTTGAGTCCGCCTTCGATACCGCTTTGGTCGAGGAAGCGCGGCAAACCCGGTTCTTGGACCGGCGTTATTACGATTATGGCGGCCAGGATAAGAGCGGGGCCGTGATGCGTGTGACGGCGGAGCTTTTTCAGACCTATGAGCGCCTGCCGTTCGGGTATGACGGCGGGGCTGTGGTGTATAACCGGGAATGGTTCTGGGATCTGCAGGGACGCCCGATGGGCCTGCCCGCGGCCGAGCGCGACGCCCTGCTGACGCGGATCGAGTCGTATGGCGGCAAGACGCGCTTCGACAACTATGCCAACGGCGCGATGCGTCTCGGTACAACCCTGGCTGCCGATGATCCCGATGGCCGAAAGAAGTTTTTCGGGGGGCTCGCCACGTGGAGTGCGGCAAGGGCCCTGGAGCCCGTCCAGCCCTCGCGGCCCGGGCAGCCGTCACTAAGCTCCGTGGTGGCGGCTCCGGATAAGCTCACCGACAGCGAGCTTGATGCCCTGGTTGCCCTGGTTCGATTGGCGCCGAAGTGGACTCTCTATGAAACTGATGAGGTCACGACTCTGATTAGCAGGGGCTTGCTGGCCCGGAAGCGGACGGCGGATTTGCTGGCCCTGATTCCCGATCTCTGGGGGATGGCCCGTATGGCGGTGTACAACGAAGCCCCGCGCAACCAACTGATTACGCTGGCCAACGCGGCGGCGGGGACGAACGCGACGGACCTCGCGGCGGCGATCGCGTCCTGCGGGCTGGAGGTCATGGGATCCAAACTGAAGGACGAACAGCGCAACGCGCTCCTGGCCCTTAAATCGAAGGCAGTTTCAGGCATGCTGGCCGTGGTCTCGTTGGAGCGGTCGGACCGCCGGTTTCCGCTGTTCAAGGCGCAGGCGGACTTTCAGGTTGGCAAGTACGAGGAGGCCTGGCAGGCCTGCCTCAATTCCCGTGCGCTGTATGGCGATATCTACCGGGAACTGGATCCGGAATTCAGCCTCTGGGTGCTTGGGCGATATACGGATGTAGGCAACTATACGGAGGCGGAGACCATGGCGCGCCTGCTGATCCAGTGGGTTGACCAGTCGCCTCAGAGCTTCGACCCGGAAACCCGGGGGCGGCTGTTGCTGGCCTATGCCCAGATTTCTTTCGCGCGGCAGGAATATCCCCGGGCCCGCGCCATTTACGAGCAGGTGGCGTCGGCCAAGGAATTCGAGGGCACGGCCGCGCGGTGCGACGCCGAGTTCAAGATTGCCGGGATTGACCGCCTGACCCGGCACTACGATAAGGCCATCGAGCGGCTGGAGGCAATGCTGCGACGTCGCGATCTGGCCATACAGGCCGAGGCCAACTACCAGTTGGCGCTGGTCAAGTTCGACCAGGAGGAATACCCGGAGGCGCGCGCCTGTGTCGAGAAGACGCTTGCCGCACTTCCGTCGCATGCCAATGCCCGCATTCTGGGCGGTAAGCTCTACCTCAAGATGAAAAAGCTGGTGGAAGCCACGGATGTGCGGGTGGGCATGGCCGCCAACCAGGAAACCCTGACGCCGGGCCGGCCGCTCAAGATCAGCCTCGAGGATCGCAACCTGGGCCTGGTGGGGCAGGCGGCCAGCATCGAGGTCCGTGTCTGGGTGGATTCGGGCGATGAGGAGATCTTTACGCTTCTGCCCTTCGGCGACTCGAAGACCAAGTTCGAGGGACAGATTCCCACGGCGCTGGCCCAGACCCGCAAGGGGGACCGGACCCTGCAGGTGCTCGGGGGGGATGTGGTGCATTTCGACTACTCCGACGTGTTCAAGAAGGCAAACAAGATCTCAGGCGCGGCCCCGGTCAACATCAGGGTCGTTTCGGACGCCGAACTGTATGTGTCGTCGGGCGCGATCCTGTCCCGCGAGGAACGGGAGCAGCGGCAATTGGAGGCACTCATCCGGCAGCGCCTGGAGGCCCAGGAGAAGGTTGAGAACACGGTGGCTCTGAGTACCCTGCGTGCCGATGACGAGATCAAGCCCGGTAATCCGATCACGGTCAGGGTGGTGGATCCCGACGAGAGTACCACGCCCGGAACGAATTCGATTCGCATCAAGGTCGCGGCGTCCAGCGGTGATCAGATCGCCGGCGTTGTCCTGAAGGAAACCGCCCCCTATTCCGGCGTGTTCGAGGGACGGATCCCCACGACCTCGGCGCAAGCCACGGCACTGGCCACGGATTCGGCCGAGGGCCGGGATCCCAATTACGCCATCACCGGGGCGGAGTATCCTCCCTGGATGGCGTTGGCCGATAACCGGCGTCCCAAGGTGTTCAGCGTGGATCTCAACGCCAGCGTCGTTCTCGGCCCCCTTAAGCTTGTGGCGGATGTGCCCGGCCGGAAACTGCGCCAGTTCCTGGTACAAGCGTCGCCCAACGGCGCGGATTTCGTGTCGCTGGGCATGTGGCCGACCAACCTGCCGCCATGGCAGGGGGCTGGCATGCTCGAAGTGGCGCGCTATGCCGGGCAGGGACGCGGTCCGGTGACGCTCCGGGAGTGTCGTGACTATCTTGAGGTGGGGGCGCTTGCCGCGGGATTGGAAAAAGCCGTCGTCACGCCGCCGCCCCTCACTCTGAAATGGACGGGCACGGTCAACGGGTTGGCCGACCGCCTTCAAATCCCCATGGATGGCCCTACGAGCTGGTATGTGGGCCACGTCAAGATCGCCTTCCTCCTGAAGGCGCGCACACGGCGGACGTTCCGCCTGGCCTCGGCTGATGGCGGGGCAGCGCCGGAGAATACCTTTGTCATGCTGGATGGCGAAGCCGGTCCCCAGCCCCGCGAGGTGTCCCGCTCCCTTGGCGCAGGGATGCATTGGGTGGATGTCTACTTCTCGGCCATGCGGCGGCGCGGCATCAGCCTGCGGCTGGAGACGGATGTCGCCGGCAAGCCGGAACTGGTTCCGGCAACCGCCGAGATGTTCGTGACAGACCCCAAGTGGATGACGGCGGATATCTACAAGGAGTCCCAGGCCATTGCCTTCACCCCCGCGACTATCACGAATAGCGCCGACAATGGCACGTTCGCCATCACCTTCCCCTCGAATACGATGGCCCGTGTGATCCGGCTCTGGCTGCTGGACTTCGAGGGCGATGCTCCCACCATCCGGAAACTCCACCTGGCCGGCGCCGACGGGACAAAACTGCTGCCGACCGCCCAGGATGTCATGCGGTTGCGCGAGAACAACACGTTGGAGATCGTGCCCGGCGACCGGATCACCGTGACCTACGAGGATCCCCACTTCATCAGCAAGGAACGCCAGTTCAGTGAGGCGTTCATGAAAGTGACGTTCCATAACGCCACGCTCAGTGCCTGCTTCATTGAGTCCGAGGTGGACGGGGAGGGGAACCGCAAGGCGCGTTATATCCCGATGCGGCGCTTCAAGCCGGGTGATGCCGTGAACGTGTTTATCCGCGATTCGGATTGCGATGTCAGCGACGCGCAGGATGTCGTCAAGCTGCGCGTGAGGGCGGGCGCCGCCAGCGCCACCAGCGAGGTGGAGGCCCTGGAGACCGAGGCGCATTCGGGCATCTTCCTGGCCAGGGTGTTTCCGGTTGGTGGAACGCCCCAGCGCCCCTCGGAGATTCATGTGGGTCCCGAGGACGACATGACCCTGACCTACCGCGATATCGAGAACACCAATCCGGGCATTCCGTGGGACCGCACGTTCGGGCTGGAGCAGTCCGGCGCTTCCCCGCCTGAGCTGCGTGTGTATGATTACTCGTCGCGGGAGCTGTCCGCGGACGAGATCGCCCGGCTCACGCAGGCGATGGACAAGACGCGGAAGACGGAGGAGATTGTTCCGGTGATCCGGACCCTCGTGGCCGCGCGACTGCAGGAGGCGACCAACGCTGAAAGCCGTGTGATCCTGGGTTGCCCGTTGATCGCCGAGTTGACACATCCGGAGGTGGCTCAGTCGCCTCTGAGCCGGGCCACGCTCTATGTGCAGACCGCCGCCGGTCGGGCCGCCTACGGCAAGGCGCCGGAAGGAACCTTTGATGTCAATGTGCCCGGAACGATCCGGGTGGAAATTCCGCCGAGCGTCAATCCCTCGGTCCTGCCGCCGCCGGGCTATCGCAATGTGGCGCTATCGGGGGTGGCCCAGGGGGCCAACGCCCTGGATGAAGGGCGCTTCACGTTTGTCGTTCCCCTCAAGCTGGGCTCCGTTCCCGCCACGTCTCTGGTAGGGGCCAAGGCTCCTGAATCCGCCTCCGGGACCCGCGACGGGCGTGGCAGGGGCCAGTCCGATTGGAACGAGGTGACGCTCAACATCTCGAGTCTTGATGCCAATGGCCGCGTGATCACGGTGGGGCAGACGATCCAGGTTCCGGCGCTGACGGTGCGCGGCGGCGACACGATCTTCATGGGCTACTCCTACAAGGATGCGGCGGGCTCGAACCGCTGGATGACGTCCTCGGCGACGGTGACGGCCGACGCCTTCTTCGACGTGATGGACCGCCGCTACCAGGAGAGTCTGTCCAGCCTGCACGTGGGCGAGACGCTCTACCTGCGCGTGATCAATCCCGGTGCGGATCGCCAGGACGGCAAGGATGAACTTACTGTCGGCCTGAAGACGGCCTCCGGGAACACCCAGACGCTGGCACTGACCGAGACCTTCGGCCATTCCGGGATCTTTAAGGGGGTGGTGCCGGTGCTCTTCGCGGGCGATCCCGGCGCGAGCAATGTGTCCGGCACGGTGCGTGCGACCTACGGTGACACCCTTGACCTGTCCTGCGCGCCCGAGGCGCAGGCGGCGCCCCTGGTCCGGCGTATCCAGATTTTCAAGGGTGATAACGGTCGTGTCATGTCCTTCACCAAGCGGTTCAAGGAGCCGTCCATTGCCGTGCAGACCCAGTTCACGCAGGCGGAGGCGTACTTCGAGATGGCCAAGAAGCATCGCGAGCTGGCCCAGGAGGAGCTGGCGCGGCGCGAGATCGCCCAGGGGAAGAAGCTCCTCGAGGAGGCGATTCGCGACTATCCGAACACCGAGGCGCGCGCCCAGGCGGATTACCTGCTCGCGGACCTGGCGCTCGAGTTTGCGGCGCAGACCGGCGACGCCGACCAGAAATCGCGCTACTTCTCCGAGGCGGTCAGCCGCTTCACGGATATCGTGGCCAGTCATCCGGACAGCCCCTATGCGCCCAAGGCCCAGTACAAGAAGGCGCTGACCTACGAGAAGATGGGGCGTATTGACGAGGCCTGCGAGGAATACGTCAAGCTCTCGTACCGCTATCCGGACAACGAGCTGGTGGCGGAAACCATTGCGCGGCTCGGTCAGTACTTCCTCACCAAGGGCAAGGGGTATCAGGAGAAGATGGCGGCCGCGACCGACGCGGTGACGCGCGAACGCATCCACATCGAGTCGGTCGAGATGTATAAGACGGCGGCCCAGGTGTTCGGCCGTCTCCAGGAGCGGTTCCCGGACCACAAACTGGCAGGCAAGTCGAGCGTGCTGGCGGGCCAGTGCTACATGCGGGCCGAAGACTTCCCCAAAGCCATCGAGGTATTCAAGAAGGTGATTGACGCGAAGAAGGTCGACCCGGATCTCATCGCCGAGGCCATGTACTGGTGCGGCGACTCCTATGTCAAGGCCGCTGGCGTGGCAGGGGGCAGTCCGGACAGCATGGTGAACGCCTACCGGATGTTCAAGAAAATCACGTGGGATTATCCGGAAGGCATCTGGGCCAAGTATGCGCGTGGCCGGCTGTCGGAAGACGCCCTGTCGAAACTGGACACCGAGGCCGAGAAATAG
- a CDS encoding MotA/TolQ/ExbB proton channel family protein, giving the protein MLERLIMGGWMMIPLGICSVLMVAVLIERALAFSRNGRIDTRTLRAKVRLLVAEGRLDEALVLCSSTPSPVAAVLVVGLQTYKRCQVMGVSRDMQRLMMEKAMDDYTPQALHAVELRLNWLATIANVAPLFGMTGTVTGMIRSFGSLSGAGSLDAGAVGAGISEALVATASGLVLALCSLIPYNSFMNSVAKVNLAIGEAASDLVQTAAMREENVTVVECN; this is encoded by the coding sequence ATGTTGGAACGGTTGATTATGGGCGGGTGGATGATGATCCCACTGGGGATTTGCAGCGTGTTGATGGTGGCCGTCCTGATTGAACGGGCCCTGGCTTTTTCCCGTAATGGGCGCATTGATACCCGGACGCTGAGGGCCAAGGTCCGGCTCCTGGTGGCGGAAGGCCGACTGGACGAGGCGCTGGTGCTGTGCTCCAGCACGCCGAGCCCCGTGGCCGCCGTGCTGGTGGTGGGGCTCCAGACCTATAAACGTTGCCAGGTGATGGGCGTGTCGCGCGATATGCAGCGCCTGATGATGGAGAAGGCGATGGACGACTACACGCCCCAGGCGCTCCATGCGGTGGAGCTCCGGCTCAACTGGCTGGCCACGATCGCCAACGTGGCGCCGCTCTTCGGCATGACGGGAACGGTCACCGGTATGATCCGCTCGTTCGGGTCACTGTCCGGCGCCGGCTCGCTGGATGCCGGCGCGGTGGGCGCGGGGATTTCCGAGGCCCTCGTCGCCACCGCCAGCGGCCTGGTTCTGGCCTTGTGCTCGCTCATTCCCTACAACTCCTTCATGAACAGCGTCGCCAAGGTGAACCTTGCGATCGGCGAGGCCGCCTCGGACCTGGTCCAGACCGCGGCCATGCGCGAGGAAAACGTGACGGTGGTGGAGTGTAATTGA
- a CDS encoding biopolymer transporter ExbD, whose translation MRKKFQYRQLNQDAVPTTSLADMMFLLLIFFIMTTTLTKTTGFVTDIPSGTKGQANTQDKTPTVVLHDDKITVNDTQSMGMGELRQYIAGLRLDQRQGEGKVVIVSAEGRVPYQTYYETLAMVQNAGGMVAIVTEEEGK comes from the coding sequence ATGCGGAAGAAGTTCCAGTATCGCCAGCTCAACCAGGACGCGGTCCCCACCACGTCCCTGGCCGACATGATGTTCCTGCTGCTGATCTTTTTCATCATGACGACGACGCTGACGAAAACGACGGGGTTCGTTACCGATATCCCGTCGGGAACCAAGGGCCAGGCGAACACCCAGGACAAGACGCCGACGGTTGTGCTGCACGACGACAAGATCACCGTCAACGACACGCAGTCCATGGGCATGGGCGAACTGCGCCAGTACATCGCCGGCCTCCGGCTTGACCAGCGGCAGGGCGAGGGTAAGGTGGTGATCGTCTCAGCCGAGGGGCGCGTGCCGTACCAAACCTACTACGAGACCCTCGCGATGGTGCAGAACGCGGGCGGGATGGTCGCGATCGTGACCGAGGAGGAAGGCAAATGA
- a CDS encoding biopolymer transporter ExbD, which yields MIRRPKHDLPVIPTANLVDIAILLIIFYMACSNFLTATTGKIVPPKAPDLVTVEEPLVIVSIDQEGNVSLQGREAGGVAVLESALTDLLRDKTTDKTRTVMFKCDATVSREVYQPVLDAIVQAGGLILAVGEKQ from the coding sequence ATGATCCGCCGCCCGAAACACGACCTGCCGGTGATCCCGACGGCCAACCTGGTGGACATCGCGATCCTGCTGATTATTTTCTACATGGCCTGCAGCAACTTCCTCACCGCCACCACGGGAAAGATCGTGCCGCCCAAGGCACCGGACCTGGTCACGGTCGAGGAGCCGCTGGTCATCGTGTCCATTGACCAGGAGGGAAATGTTTCGCTGCAGGGGCGGGAGGCCGGCGGTGTGGCGGTCCTGGAGAGCGCCCTGACCGACCTGTTGCGGGACAAGACCACAGACAAGACACGGACGGTGATGTTCAAGTGTGATGCGACCGTTTCGCGGGAGGTGTACCAGCCCGTGCTGGACGCGATCGTGCAGGCCGGGGGCCTGATCCTGGCGGTCGGGGAAAAACAATAG